The proteins below come from a single Tachypleus tridentatus isolate NWPU-2018 chromosome 13, ASM421037v1, whole genome shotgun sequence genomic window:
- the LOC143237778 gene encoding DENN domain-containing protein Crag-like isoform X2 — protein MADSQVVHSTAYGRSANVNISGSRTFLTSRRASLTGPCNQLVVTDICVILSSKGETRPHAFCVINKMLNKGMIKWR, from the exons ATGGCAGACAGTCAAGTAGTCCACTCTACTGCATATGGTCGATCTGCTAATGTAAACATTAGTGGGTCCCGAACATTTCTTACTTCTAGACGAGCATCTCTTACTGGTCCATGTAACCAACTGGTTGTGACAGATATCTGTGTTATTCTGTCCAGTAAG ggaGAAACACGACCTCATGCATTCTGTGTAATCAATAAAATGTTGAACAAAGGAATg aTCAAGTGGAGATGA
- the LOC143237778 gene encoding DENN domain-containing protein Crag-like isoform X1, which yields MADSQVVHSTAYGRSANVNISGSRTFLTSRRASLTGPCNQLVVTDICVILSSKGETRPHAFCVINKMLNKGMVHNKDVISKIVSK from the exons ATGGCAGACAGTCAAGTAGTCCACTCTACTGCATATGGTCGATCTGCTAATGTAAACATTAGTGGGTCCCGAACATTTCTTACTTCTAGACGAGCATCTCTTACTGGTCCATGTAACCAACTGGTTGTGACAGATATCTGTGTTATTCTGTCCAGTAAG ggaGAAACACGACCTCATGCATTCTGTGTAATCAATAAAATGTTGAACAAAGGAATg GTACACAACAAAGACGTAATTTCCAAAATTGTAAGTAAATAA